The following DNA comes from Bos indicus isolate NIAB-ARS_2022 breed Sahiwal x Tharparkar chromosome 3, NIAB-ARS_B.indTharparkar_mat_pri_1.0, whole genome shotgun sequence.
ACCCTACAGCCCCTTCCAGAGACAGGACCTTGTACATCATCAATTTttacttcccttcccttcccttctcttccccctcaaaatatttgaaagtgaaagtgttagttgcttagtcatgttcaactctttgcaaccccatggatggtaggctgccaggcccctctgtccatgggattctccaggcaagaaaactggagtgggttgccatgcccttctccagggggttttcccaatccagggatcaaatctggatctcctacattgcagacagatcctttaccttctgagccaccaaggaagccctcaaaaCCTTtaagatacaaaatatttttaaaaggacattttaaaagtattaagggaaaatatttattatttctaattcattgagaaataaacttattttgaaggaaaaagaattataaaagaaaaattgataaatggGTATGCCAAGTTAAAAATCTATATAACAAATAGCACTCAcaaataagacagaaagaaaatcaataagtGGGGAGATTGCAACACATTTACGAGGAACATAGAAGACAGCTCTCACAAGTCAACAAAAAatatgcaagttcagttcagtcgctcagttttgtctgactctttgcaccccgtagactacagcatgccaggtttccctgtccatcaccaactcccggagcctgctcaaactcatgtccattgacttggtgatgccatccaaatatgcAAGCACACCAACAAACAGATGAGCAAAGAACAAGAACAGGCAACACACGTTGTATTTGGAGTTTTTTacggagtatttcctgccatatcagtaaacaaggctgtcacagccatcagtgatttcCGCACCTCCGAATGTAAATTTCTGAGCCCAGAGGGTGTCTGAAAGGGAGAACAATGCCTGATGCCTGCGATCCAGCAGCTGTTGGATGCCACCACTAAAAATCAGGAAGCAAgatgctggccccagatagctgagatacaTATGAAAgcaatgatttcagtgagcccaggtgcttgcatcttcccatacaaaaAGGAAcgttaaattccttaacttgaggtatctggttttccttaattgaCAGTAATATTTTGCTGTTCAGACTGCCTTCTGCCTGCCCCTTTTGTTGCAAACTTCTGTATAACCTGACTCCTCCTGCATCCTCAAAGCAGTTTCTCAGGACTACTTGAGATACTACCTCCTGAGCTTGAAGTCCCAAGagttcccaccaaataaaacaactctctactttcaggttgtgactatatttttcagTTGACACACAtaccagaaaataaatacaaatggccaaagaataagtgaaaatatattcaatgttGCCAATCAAAAAAGATCgacaaattaaaaggaaatgtctTATGGAACAGTGTCAATCCGGTGTATTCATTCACTGGCAAAGATTGAGTACCTGACAGACTCTCATTGTTGGAGGGGATGCATGGAATTGGACACTCAAACTTCATTGGCTTGAAAATAAATTGGTATAATTATCATGCATGACAGTAtgatgattcattcatttaatcagcCTTTATGATGTgtgaatgaattaaaatgtaaaatgagcATACTTTTTTGACAGTGTTTGAATATATAGGAACTTAGCCTAAAGAAATAAGGGaatggtaagaaaaaaaatatatgcataaggATGTTCCTTGTAGCAAATTATCAATAGTAGGAATACAGTAATCCTAACCCTGccagcctcctgtgtccatgggattctccaggcacgagtaccagagtgggttgccagttcctcctccaggggattctcccaacccagggattgaacccacgtttcttatgtctcctacattggcaggcaggttctttactactagcaccaccagTTAATCCCCCCAAAACACATTTTCCCTgactgggaattgaacccagttCATAGTGGTGAAAGGACctaatcctagccactagaccaccagccTGACAAATGGAATTGCTCCATCGTTGACACCCTGTCCTCAGGACTCAGACCAGTAACAGAGGAGCAGGTGTTTTTCAGAGAGTGTGCAGATGAGGGTCAACAAGTCTGCTGGAGTGCCTGTCCTTCTTGCTCTGGTCCATGACGGTGAAAGACCGTGAAGCTCTCCTCCCACTGGTTTGACCGTCTAAGATGGGGAAGAGGGTGGTCAGAGAGCATCCTGGGTCCTAATGTGTTGCCTGGACTGTGTGGACATCCTGACCTCAAACTCAATGGAAATTGTGGAGAAATTTCCTATGTGTGGGCAGGAGGGCTCCCACACATAGGAGGCAGAGAAGAAATTAAGTCCAACCTCCACTGCTGGACACTGATTTCTGGACTCACCAGAGATCAAAAGGTAAAAAGAAGGGAAGATCCAAGAGAGTTTGTCTCCTTGTTTGTAAGGAGCTTCAGGCCTTGAAGCATCTATCAGGACCCATATCAGCATTTCTCCCTGTGCCTAGAGGCAGTGGTAGTTGAACTTGCCACTTATCAACCTTTATTTGCCTTTCAGGTCTTCAATAAGTCAGCAGTTCCTTACAGAAAGTTCTGTCTGGTAAGGCAAACATCTTAATTTCTGTTCCCTGACCTCTTCTAAGAGAGTGACTAGTTTCAGCTTTAATGAGGACAGGAGTTGAAGGAATTTAATCTTAAGGACTCAATGAGTCTAGAAAGCAACTGATACTGTTCTAGGGTTCAGATGACAAGTGGAGAAAGGGCAGAGGGCAGACATGCTTGTATTTCCCGGTACGTCGACAAGTAAGAGGAAGACAGTCTAGGACAAGGTGGTGAATGGatgatttgttttattgtttcatttcagGTAGGGAACTGCCAGTGGCATAAGAATTATTCTCTGGGGTTCCCAAGGCAGCCTGAAGAGATGGGATCAGGGATTGGCAGATGAGTTTTTAGGAAAGAACACAGATTTCTGGATTCCAAGTCAGAAGAAACTTCTAGGACAAAATTCGAAATCTTCACTGATAACGTCTCAGCAGACAGGCCAAAGGAAGATGGTCTTGTCTTTTTCATGCCTCTAATTCAGCTCTTCTTGGCTCAGGTCCACTTCAGCAGCAGCCGCCTCCAAAGGACTGACCACTCCCCCCTCCGCAGCACCCGGAGCCCCCCGAGGGCTGGCTGCAGCAGTCAGACCTGTGGCGTCTGCGGTGGTGGGACCTGCGGTGCCTGTGGTGGCTCAGGCAGCAGCCCCCACACCCAGAGCTGCAGCAGTCCCCGGAGCTGGGGCCGCAGCAGCCCTCGGAGCTGACATCACAGCAGGAGGAGACTGGGGGACACTTTGGGGGGCATTTTGGGGTGGGGCACTTGGGGGCACACTTAGGAGGGGGCTGGCACTGCTGTTGGTTCTGCTGGTAGGACATCTTGGTGGGCGGGTTCAGGATctgagggagagacagacagcaggTCAGACCAGCACACAGAGACTTCCCTGCCCCTTCCTGAACTTTCAGCATCTTTCTAGACCATTTATCTTGAAAGCTTTCAGATCAGACATAAGAAAATCATCTCTTTTGTGCTCATTAACATTTCCTAAGTGTCAGAAAAAGGACCAGGAAATAAATTGGCTCCAGGTCAGCATTCTCTCTACCACGTCACCAAGATCCTTGAAAATGTCCAATGTAGGGACCATTTTAGAGCTGAAAGCCtcattaaggaaaatgaaaaatcttccCCTCCATGAAGAATTTCTGCTATGTTTTGGTTTTGCAGAACATAGAAAATTGCAATGACAAAGGGCCTTGGAGTCAATGTGTCCCAGTCAGCTCATTTCAGAAGAAACTGAAACAAAGGCAAATTCACTGGCCTGGTGCTATTCACAAATACATCACAGTTTCATCCCCAGGTTCCCTGACTCCCAACCCAATGACTGTCTTATATCCTTCTCCCCTGGCTTGTTGCCGGGCTTCTCAGCCTCTACTATGGATCTTCTTGTTGGAATCCAAACAGATCCACAAGTGTTTCTGATTCTCTCCACTAAGTACTAACATCCTCAGTCCATTATTTCTACAACTGGGTAGGGATGTGTTTCCAAAATGATGTTTCCATTATATACCCTACTCCAGCATCATCTAGAGGTCAGTATTTTTATTCCCTAAAAGCAGAAAAACACACCCAGCAACTGAAAACCATTTGGTTTCTCTACAGCTCCAGCACTAGCCACAAGAATGTTTCCAGTAGCTCTTGGTCTGTCCCTCATCTTATCCTTCCCTCCTTCAGATTTCCTGAGCTTTTGTCCTTGCCAGCCACAACTCCACCCCCAAGTTtctgccctgccctctcctctGGTCTAAGCATCCTCTTTGGAAGGCCCTGCTCCCATTCCCAGTGGACACTCACCAGCGCACACGCAGCAGAGAGTCGTCAGCACCTCAGGAAAGGAGTGGATGGAGGTGCTGTGTCCCAAGGCCCTTTTATCCTGGCCTTGGGCTCTGCCCTCAGGTGTGAGCCAGGGCCTGGGCATCTGGACATGAGAGGACCGCCTCCTGCCACCTACATGGTTCCTGTGACAGGTGATGAATGGCActtcttccctgcctccctccatgTGGCTCAGGGCAGCTGTTCCTGGCTAGGAAAGCACCTGCCTAAAATGAGGGCTATAGTGGGTGGAAACAGACACCAGCATTTGTGGACTCCTCTATTGCCTTCCTTTCCATGGAAGATGGCTCTCTTCACAGCCTTCTCTTCACACTGAGGGACCTGGTCACATGATGCCTTTCCTTCCACCCCAGATATTAATTTTTCATCTGGACCTCTGGATCTAGATAGCTTGGAGTGAAAATCTACATGTCTAAATTgcaggggtgtgtgtatgtgtgtatgactGTCAACTAAAAAATCTATTCACAGTCTAATAGtttagagttttgttttatttggtgaaaatttttaggacttcaagccctggaaatagcatctcaagtaaccctgagaaaaCTGAGATGAGGTGAGGGGGAAACTAGGGTATttaggagttttgcaacaaagggcaaaTAGTAGGTGCAAAAGATTACCATTAgtaaaagaaaaccagatatcttaAATAAAGGAACTTAGCACTTTTCTGTgtttgggaagatgcaagagtctgggctcactgaaatcattccttggaTATGTGCCTCAGCTATCTGGGACCAGTATCCTCTGTTTACACATCCCAAATTTCCTGagggctcaccacagggagtgGCTGCATCTGATGACTGCTAGATAGCAGGTATTCTTTTCCTtggggctcaccagctcaccattGGTGGTGGCTGCAGTCTCTGATGACTGTGGCATCCTTTGTTTATTGATGTGGCAGGCGATATTTCGTATCAGAATAGAATATTCTGATTACTAGAACCATATCAGAATGGAATATTCTATCATAACCttagttttctaatattttaaattgagattATGATAGAAATGTCTTCTTCAGGATTTACAAATTAAGATGGCAAAGAGAAAGTAGACCAGATTGCATTCAGCACTAATTGATGTTCAGGTTGATAggtataaagaaaaatagattcagACATGAATTTTTAACAGACAGTGGGCTTTTATTAAGCCAaagctatcttttaaaaataggtgGGTCTTATTAAAACTAAATGCCATTTTTCCCAATATACCTCAACAAACCTGACATTATGACGAGACCTCTAGAATTAAAATTGGAGACGAGGACTGAAGAGGGGCATGTTTCCCTAAATTATACCCTGAAAAGAATTCACAGTTTCCTGGGGCAGATCTGCAGGAATTAAGTAAAGTAAAAATGggataagtgaaaaaagaaagtgacaaaAGAAGAGGTCTTAAAGTGTGACTTCAAGTGGTGTGACTGGTATACTTAAGAACAGACATATtcaatattcattaaaattttttcattactGCAATATAGATTTCCTATGTTCCCCAAGGttaaaaataaccaaatggaaattttaaaaattagaaacagattatctgaaaaaaattagttcaaaattaaatataatgtcAGAAAAGTCACTGGATGGTCTTAGCAGATTGTAAAGCACAGAAGAACAGATTGGTGAacctgaatttgaaaaaaattattcaaactgaatggaagacaggaaaaaatattggggaaaaaTGAACACATGATTGATAATCTGTTAAAAAATAGCAAACAGTCTACATACATGTTAGAGTccagaagataaaataaatagaatggaggaggaaatacattttaaaacaatagtcaaaaattttccaaatttcttaaaaattgttaACTAATAAATCCAAAATGTTatagacaaacaaaaaaaaatccagtaagtAGTAAAGTGTGTCTAGGGGCAAGATACAAATTATTCTTGGAAAATaggtaaaagagaaaggaattctGAAGAAGGTAACCAGAAAGATTTGTCAAAGAGGTCTGGTACGAATATAGGCTTTAAAGGGTGGTGAagacttgatccctggggtggaacCAGGAGGACGTTCAGTGGAGAAGAGCAGTGTGAGAATATGTATGGTGCAGGAGGATACAGGTGGTCTTTTGGGAGCAGAGTGGTCCAGCATGATTGGAATGTAGGGCATATGTGATGGAGTAGGGAGGGAGAGTGAGGCACAGAATAAGGCAGAAAAGAAGACTAGGTCCAGATTTTGGGGAGACTACAGCCAGGGTCAGTCCCCCAGGTTTTATGCAATGTTCACCAAAAATCCACTGAAGGTCTTGGttcaattttattattgttacttgTATGTTTGACATTTTAGCAGGGTAAGGATAGTCACATTCATGCTGAGGATTCACGCAGGAGACTTTGGGA
Coding sequences within:
- the LOC139179959 gene encoding late cornified envelope protein 1E-like — translated: MSYQQNQQQCQPPPKCAPKCPTPKCPPKCPPVSSCCDVSSEGCCGPSSGDCCSSGCGGCCLSHHRHRRSHHRRRHRSDCCSQPSGGSGCCGGGSGQSFGGGCC